From Vigna angularis cultivar LongXiaoDou No.4 chromosome 11, ASM1680809v1, whole genome shotgun sequence:
CGAAAATTGAATCATAAAATATGATCATGTAAGGACGAGAAGTGTTAAAATTTCATCTTACCAGCAGCATAAAGAGAAGCAAAATACAGAGAGTTTAGTCCTTGACATGAATATTTTATGTTTCCTTCTGTTCCTTTTTTTGACAAGAATAGAACAATTTCCAAAAATCATAAGAAAATCTATATCCAATTTCATCATGAAAACTCAGCAAAAATGTCccattttatattatgttacaCGTAACAACCTATAATCAATTATGAGAATCCATGCATCATATTGGATTCAAAAGAAGCAAGCTTGAAGACTTTAAAGTACGGTGGAAAAACTATTTCACGTGCTAaacataatttcaaaaaatatgcTTATGAAAGTTGACATACTGACATTGCATTTAAGTCACTAAATAATATTGGTAATATGAAATGGGTCTTAAACACATGGAAGCaaagcataaaaaaatcaatgtaCATTCCCTGTATATTAAATTATGTCTGATACAATTTTGACCATTGACACAAATGTAAGTTTGTGATAAAATACCAAACAGGAAAAAGAAGTTCTATATTACTGAAACTTGCTAAGTTCagataatgattaaaataatttctaaaaacaaAGAATTCTTACCATTCAGAAGACTAGTTTTCTCTCCAGTATCTTTGTACTGACGGAGGCATTGGTTTAGGCGGAAAAGATAAGGCAAAACAAGAACCAAAGGGATTGCGACAGAGTGGCTGCCACAAACAGAATCAGCTTCCAACCAGGCAATTGTGGCAAcctacaaaaatattaaaaagtgcAATCATTTGTTGAGAAATGAAGCATCCACAGCAAgcaaaaactaaatatataggTCCAAAAAGtctattcattaaaaataagctCCACTGGAACAGAGAACAGTGAGTACCATAAAAGTTGAAATCAAGTTCCAAATCTCAATAttacaaaatcaaatgaaaCTGATTTAgttctagaaaatattttgaatgaaatcaagtaAACTCGTTCCATCTCAATAAAAGGAATTCATCATACCCGTGAACTTTATCAAGTTCTGTAATAGTCAGAATGGGATATTTAAGTTgctaaaataaaatgaaaaatataaattctcaAACCAATAATAGAAGATATTAGAAGCAATTTATCAGAATCAAACCTGTCGATGGGTCATTCTACATACTGAACGCTCCAAATCAGAAAACACCTGCAAAAAGTTACAATTTACAAccataatcaaaataatataattatacattACTAGATACTAAAATTTAGATCAACAGATTATGTCAATTCTAAACTCTCAGGTTAAGTCAGTGTTAGACCACTgtatctataaaaataaaaataagtaaatacaCGCAAAAACATATAGCTCCAAATCTCTAAATGAAATAGACTAGACGCAAAACCTAACGATAAAGATTTACAAGGAAGAGAAGGACAAAGGCTTTtctaatagaaatataaaattgaaaaggaagCACACCTTTACCATGGAAGTTAAGATATCAGCCAAGAAAAAATCTGCAAACGATATTGACTGTTttaataaaacagaaaacagttAGATCATATTCAAGCATAGTTCCAAGTTCCAACACTATGCTAAAAGCATCAATTCATAAGGTACAAAGTAGAGCCATGAGCAAGGTTTTGGCTCAAACATCAAACTTACGAAATCTCAGTAAATAGAGAACAAGAATAATTTTCTTCTATTCATCAAAGTTAAACATCGCAACAGTTATCACATATCTTGAAGGAAAGTTCATCATGAAGCCTCTTTGGGGGTTTTACTTGTGTGCATGCACATAGTAGTATATCTAGATGGATGCACCACCTATCGAGACAAAGGCTGTGATAAGAAGGTTAtaaattgtgttttgaatgaCTTATTACCAATGATTGCTAGCTTTTCTAGTCACTTCATTACACTTGGAAGAGCATCTGAGTATGTAATCTAAGGCTTTAACATTAATAGCATGTTTTTTATGGCCACCAAATGACAGGGGGAGTTGTATGAGTACTTGTGTAACTTTCATGAAAACTGAATGCAGAGAAGCAAGTGAATATAATGAGTCTAACAATCTATGTTGAAGGTTTATATATCCTGCCCACTCATGCATATCATAAATATAAGCCAAATGCTAGAATTTTCTACTATTTGAAGAGTAATACTGTAAGAATTTACACAATACAAATGAGAGTGAACTTGCCTGTAATGGGAAAATTATTCTCCCAAGTGTCTTTAAGAAGAAATATCTagatgaaaagtaaaaaatatcaaaGGGGAATATCAAAACCAATATTGCGGCAGCATATAAGAGCACCTGCAGAATACatgagaaaatttaaaaaataaaatccaacaagataaaaaaaaaggaagcaCAAAATAGAATTAAATGTCCATTTATATTgcaacaaatgaaaaaaatcatttataagttattttctaTATGATGATTGACTGGAGTTTACTGAGTTACTGAATACAGAGTATGCTTTTTATTAACATATGATTGAAACTGAGTGTACTTTTTCAGACCGAGCAGTTTGGATGATTCAAACAAGCATAAATTACCAACCAACCAACACTGAATTTAAACAAAGAAATATGCTAAGTAACCATTTTGAaggtatttaaataaaaacatccGATATGATGCTAAAATAATTACACAGTATTTTTCCCTTCCTTACCACCAccacaagaaaaagaaatagataTAATAGAGCTATTAACACCATGATTAACAATAAACACTATCCCAGTTGAAGTAGATCTTTTTATGTCCAAATCTAATGAATACAATAACAGTAAAGCTTCATTCCATTATACAAGGTTGGGTACATGGATCACACAACACCTGTGCTACATAATAACCTTTTGTTTCTCACTCTCTTCACTAAACTAGGTTTCTCATCCAGTCTGATAATATTACCTTATTAATAAATGATTGAAACTACCTCCCAATAACATGATCAGTACTCATTTGCTACAGATATTTTGCAGGCAATGTGCAGCTTTCATTAGATTGGTTCATCATAAACTTTTTGTTTGATCAAAGGCATAAAAAAACTGCAAGCAAATAAAACACTTTCAAGAAACAAATTACCAATATAAAGTGTGTTTGGTTCAGCTTATCTTAAAGAAACAATTGCCTATGCTTGCTTATTTTGCAAGATTTATGAGGaagcttttgaaaaattatttcccCAAACTTAAGTGTTACCTAACTGAACTAAATTCCAAAAACATGATATCCaagcaaacaaaaataataactaatgaGTGGATGCATCTATTACACTGGTTGTGATGCAGCATAGGAGACTTCTCCATGAGAATAAAGATAAATGTATGCTGTCATACTAGTTGGAACAATAATTGTCATCCATGTAGCACACTGCAAAATcaaataggaaaagaaaaagacttcAGTCAATCATTCAAGAGTAATTATTGACAAAGGAAACGAAGAGTTGGTGTAAAAAcagaaatatgaaatattagAGAAATGGATGACAACAAAGCCAGGGAGATGTCCCAATTTAgatataattacaataattgaaGGGAAAACCAACCAGACTAACATAAAGACCATAGAgtagtaaaaaaaagttatttaaagcATAATTAGTACACAGAAATGGCCGCTCCTTAGTTGGCAAAAATATGAAACAATGATTAACATATGCACCTTTATTCCACAGGAAACCCCATTCCCACCCTTCAAAATAGTCATTCTTTGCAAACTGgaagtgttaatttttttctttcctttccttatttaattttactagTTATAAACATATAAAGTATACTTGCGATTCAAAACTAACAACTTCCCCAGTAACAAAACtaacaattaatatttgttgataaaaaaaaataaaaaatacttgcGATTCCACTCAATGCTTATTTCAAGTACTAAACATGAAAACTGAATGAAAAAAACTGGCATACAAGTACATTCTCGAGCAAACCAAATATTGGAATAGAGATAGTTGCTCTACCATTGTTCCCAACAAGTCATGACACTGCCAATTTTATTCTCCTTGAATCTGAAACAAGACATAGGTCAAAGTGGTGAGTTGATACCTTCCATATTTCTCTATGGGTCAGATGATTTTGATCAAGATCAAATATTTTTGCATAATTGACTCCGCCTTGAGCAAAAAACCATAAGTTGATTCCCCACAGCCAAATCATCAAAGCCTGAaatataacaaagaaataaaacacaTCATACAACAAATGTGAATGCAAAGGGGTGAATCCATGCATCCACAGAGTGTCAGACCGAGACAGTGTGTAGGGGGAGGAGGGGGACTAACCGCCAGAAGAAGAGggttaaaatacaaaaatgctTCATAAAGGAACAAATCCCGCTTGTCTGCACTCATTATCATTACAGAATCCCATCCAATCTACAATTTCCAACACGGCAAATAAGATTGTGGAAACTACAacagaagttcagtagaaacaTAGCAGAGACCAATACCACTGACCTTACAACAGATGAAGGCCCAAATGAGGAACAATAGCACCTACAGTCATCTCAATTGCATTattgaagaaagaaagtaaaaggaaaaataaaagaaaaataaatgtaaagaaGTAAAACAGTAGGAAGACACACGGCTAGGAcaagaaagaaagtaaaaggaaaattagAAACCAAATAAATGTAAAGAAGTCACATTGCAGCTCATTATGTCATTCTGTACTCAAATAAATGATGTCATTTACTACATTTTTCTCCCAGAAAGAATCAAACATAATGAAAGAAACATTACATTCCATCATTAAGTCAAACAATTTTTGCATTCATTAAAATGACAGCATTAAATAcatcataaattattaattaaaaaccaaaacaaagtTCCGAACACTTTCTAAAAGGCAAAGCAATGTAAGAACCTTGAATCTCCACAACAAGGCGGGTGATGGCATCATTGTAGCAGCACCCACAGTTGTCACGCTACCCTTCGAATCGTCTGCCTCCACGGGATGCAATAAACCTTCCTCGACGCCATTCTCCACTTCGTGTTCATCTAAGAACAGAACAAACTAGAAGTTATGTGGACTTAATCACCAAACCAATACAaggaaaaaacttaaaaattaaggGACTTATAATTAAAGTTACCGAGATCATAAACAACTGGTCTACTCCCAGACTTGCGTAAGTGTGTACTATTAGAAGGATTGGCAACACCTCCAAACATAGATGAAATGAAAACACAAACAACTACGCTCTTGTACCTGCACCCCCTCCTCCAATTCCCCTAATAATCTGTCAACATgcagaaatttgaaaattaattaattaattaactaagtAACTACTTTATTTATGTACTTTACCAAATCCTAACTGAACTAATTAAAGAGATCAACATAGCAAGCGACACACAGCACAGTCTAAATTAACACAAGCTCTACCACGATTCATGCACTAGCTACATTGTAAAACTTCAGAAATTGGAAATGCAAACAATTTTTCAGCTAATCGAAGAATGAATTGAACATGAAAATGTCGATCCAAAGAAGTAGGGAGCCGTACCGAATCAAATCGAATCGAAAGGAGGCGTTAATTGGAGGATGAATTGATGTGCTTGTGTGATTACTTCCGTGGCTGTGTCGCTCGCTATCTCACATGGCGGAAAAAGGGTTTAGATTGCGAAGGACGAACTGAACGCGTGTATTTGAACCGGGGAGAAGAACAGTGTTGCACTATTTTGAAGTTTGGTAATAACCTGTAGAATTTTACTTTGGTCCTAATCATTCCTTAAAGTACAATAACTTTTATGTGAAATTTTGtcttattatacttttaaatgttcattttttattataatataatttaaaaagtatccCATATGTCTTGGAATTTAATTCAAACATATTAGGCgtgtaaattattttgtatatctCTAACAACAGTTACTTTAACAtatatctataattattttaattagatgATAGTATAAGCTTTTATACTAAAAAcggataaaaaataaattattaaatttattaattagtttttaaataaattttaataccgatatattatatgtaattgaatatttactattatattatctatattttattgagtatatagaaaataaaatagtgtaATAAAAAGATTTTGTCGAAGATACATGAATGGATACTCGTTTTTTAAATGTGAATATTATATGGTCCAATTAAAAACACACATTTTAATGCTTTTTGTGtaaaatattatgtatatataaaattatgtaataaaaaacggaagaagtgaaaaaaaatatataaataagatttattcaatgttatttttttttctttatttatttatttattttaaattaagtctATATATAGCTCTGAACCAAACTCAATAATTAACCAAACTCAGGTGACGTGGACTAGTCCACCTAAACCCTTCTCACTCTCCTCATGTTTTTTCTGCTTTTACCGTGTTTTTCGTTGGGTTTATTAACTAGGATTAAgcaattattaaataaaaaaagaagaagttaGTTTCCATATTAatcaatatttgaaaaactaaaattgcTATTAAATTGATGATGTTACAGTTTTATTCTacttatatcataatttttaaaagcaggataatattaatattaattatgacCTTGGGAAAAGAAGACGGCCGTTTAAAAATCAGAATCTATTTGGCTAGTTTTGTGCATGAAATAAcacaaaaccaaaaccaaaatcaaaatccTTTTCTTCATTATTTCTACAAATATTTCTCAATACATTGTGAGTCCAAATAATACTTACGATATTttatttgcatttatttacGGATGATGAACTGTCCGATTAAATCTGCTGAATTTATTACAGTCAGATCAATGGCTGAAAGTTTCTTCCACAAACCAGTCCACATCAGCAAATACTCTATTTTCACGCTTTTGCTATTGTGACAACTCCTAACAAAGCAAACCTAATAAATAAAGTGATCATTGAGTTAGTGTTACTAGAACCTTGGTCTGCTAGCTTTGTTTCTCTCATTCACATTCATGGGTTCTGGGCTTCCAGATCTTGGATAATATTCTGTACCAGCTGCGTCTGGAGGGGAGCTACAGCAATTTTGGTCTGGTAAGGGTAaaactcattttctattttattttgcgCATTACATAATTAACAATTATGATGGATGATGGAtaacttttctttgtttttgagCTGTCAAggaattaatttcaaatttcatattGCAGCTGAACTAGTTTTACATGAACTAGTCATATATCTGAAATAATCAATCTTTTCTATCTAAGAATGTCACGCTATTGGTGTCAATTTTTATAGGATAGAGAAGCAAAGTTCTTGAGTTTGAGCTCTTGTTgtgaattgaaaattaaataattaaagaaattattatacAAAATAGGAAGAATTCAAGGAATGATTCCGGtaagggaaaaagaaagattatACAAATTCATCTAATAAACTATGTAGTTCGAGAACCTAATTTGTTCTACACTTGCTTTCATTTTTGTTTGCGTTTAATTTCAAAAAGATTCATTTTGTCACTTTTTGTTTGGTTGGAGATGGCTAAAGGTTAGGAAATGCATCTTAGAATAAATTGAGTTTAGCATAGTTGTAACAGTGTCCATATTTAGTATTAGATCATCGTGTTGAGAGAATTGGAGTCAAAACAAATGAAGTTGAGTTGTCTATGTCATGATAGAGTTTAGTTGAGTGAGTTATGATGAATAATGAGTGACATTGTAGGGGCATGGAACCTCTGTGTGAGTTTTGTTGGGCTGTGATAGCTGTGGTTTATTGCAAGTCAGATTGTGCTCGTCTCTGCTTGCATTGCGATGGCTGTGTGCACTCTGCAAATTCTCTGTCTCGCAGGCATTCGCGTTCTCTCCTTTGTGATAAGTGCTATTCCCAGCCAGCAGTGATACGTTGCATGGATCATAAGTTGTCCTCGTGTCAAAGTTGTGACTGGAACCCGACTGCTTGTTTTGCAGCGGGACATAGGCGCCTCACGTTGAATTGTTACAATGGTTGTCCTTCTTTGTCGGAGTTTTCTAGGATGTGGTCCTTTGTGTTTGATGATAGTTCCTCACAAGCTGGTTGGGAATCTGTTAGCACTTTGCTAAAAAGTGATAGCTGCACTAGCCTGGAGCAACCTGATCACAATGGTGGTTCCTTTAGTTTGGTGATTGAGAAGTTGGATGAAATTGAATCTTGTGTCAGATATGAACCTTGGATGGGGCAACCTCACATCATTCCTTCAAATCCAAATTACACACCGTACTGCAAGGAAGAAAGATTTTTCCTAGCTCAGGACTCAAACCAGCCAAAGGTATGCAAGCTATGCCTTCTActgatttttgtgtttttggttCATTATAAGCAGTATGTATGCATTGTTTTTAACTTGTAAAGATAACACACCATTGTTTAGTACATTATCAGTGCGTTTCTTTGCTCCCTCTATTTAAAAGTATATGTCAAATAAATCCAGCCATTGCACAAGGATTAAGAAAACTCTTAAATTGCCGCAATTATAAGAAGTATAATTGTACACGACTAAATTATCCACTGTTAAAGTATTCGAAATATTACCACTCAGGTAATTTCTTGCATTCCATTTAGTGAACAACGAAAGATACTTAGAAATAAAGACAAAGTtataaaagggaaaaaaaatatgtCTTAGTTTCTTAAAGAAACACTTAactaaaacaacaaatattCTGAAATGTAACATTTCACAGGGAAAGAAGAACTATAATATTGACAAAAGTGGTTAGAACATGCAATATGAGAATTAGTAAGCTCTTTTCATGTTCCTAGCAATTCCCTATTTTTCTCCTTAACCAAAGCTgatagaagtttttttttaatgttacttCTTAACTCAAATTAGACGCAGGAGTGTACTGATCGAGGAACTGGTGATGGGAATGGACTCTCTGAAGGTCTCAATGTGGACAGAGCTccaataaattttgaaagtgcTGAAGAAATATTTGGCTGTTCACAAGCTGCCACTAGATACCCTCTTGAAGATGGAGGAGTGGACTGTCTATTGATGGATAAAAAATTATCAGTCACCGAATCTAGTTCACTTATTGAGAGTGCCTTAGAGGTTATTCCTCAAAACTCATTTTCTGATTCTCCTCTCTAAATTTCCTTATGGTATAAGGTTTACCAGTAGTGTATAAAACTAATTGTCAACCACGTGATTGTTTAAGGCATCATCATCAATTCAACAAGATTGTGTGGCTTTTCAGTCATCTAGGACACCTGGATCAGTTAGTATGTTGCAGGTTATGAACAGTAACACAAACTGTGCACTTATGAATCCTAGCAGCACTGGAAACATCAGTCTGGGATTTTCTCAGGGTCAAGTTCATTCAAGCATACCTCTTCAATTAGGCAACATTGTGGGTGAAAATAGTTCTACTGAATATCAAGACTACGGGATATCGCCAATGTTTCTGCCGGGTGAAATCCCCTGGGAATCAAATATGGAGGGTACATGCCCACAAGCAAGGGATAAGGCTAAAATGAGATacaatgagaaaaagaaaactcgaACGTACGCACCTTTAATTCTCTACATATTTTATggtaaaatgaaatgaagactttctcttttcatttgttttactTTCATGACTAATATGCTCATTCAAATTTATATGCTTGCACTGACAGAGGTTTAACTGTTCGTTGTTTAAGTCACTCAAGTGCTATTCTATATATAACCATTTGAATTTGTGAGCTAACACACATTATAATTTGGCATCTAAAAAACCATTTTTTGGGAGAACATATCCTATCCTATATTATGTAGTGTAATTGAAACTCTTCTGGAATATGTCCCCATACTTCATTATGGTCTACTATTTATGATGTTATCAGATGTTCAGACCTCATGCATTTCACCCTTGTGTTTCCATTTTAGATAGTGTTTGTTTTCTGGTGAGGCTGGGTGGAGACTCTCAACAGACTTTGCTGATTTCTTATCTGCAGGTTTGGTAAGCAAATAAGATATGCATCTCGGAAAGCAAGGGCCGATACTAGAAAACGTGTGAAAGGTAGATTTGTTAAAGCAGGCGAAGCATATGATTATGACCCTCTTGTGACAAGGGAGGTCTAAGAATATTATCTGCATGAAAGATATGCTTTTTCTGACTGGTTAGTCTGTCATTGGACGTTGTAAGTACATTGCATTCTTTTCAAGGGATGTTTTGTTTATAACCTGAAAGCAGATAGATAATTATTCAAAACTTGACTGCTTGGGTGATTGATACAGATTTATTAGAGATTTTAACAGGTTAGtatttagaagataaaaaagatatgtAATTGGGAATTGCACAGGAAGGGATTGACATTGCATTTAATTATACATAGGAACAAAGAAGAGCCCAACGTTTGAACAGATTTCAAAAACAGCATCACGGTCACTATGAATTCAGATAAACACACGGGGTAAGATAAACACCACTTTATACATCTaacaatcttttcttctttaagtTGTAAAAGGATAGAGCTGAATACTCTTTTCTCtacttaaaattaatattgaaagtGCTTATAGAAAGTTATTATGGGTTTCAAAGTCCTGCTATATGCCTATATAGTTCCTATTATATTTACCATTGCTTCGGCTTACTGACAGATAAGATTAGACCTTTTATTGCATTACTTAGAATTAAATCATCTTTTGCCTTCTTTGTTGATGTTTGAATTTGATCATTCAACTATTTGCAGGCCTACATTTGCTTCCTTGCTTTAAGAGGAGATGTACATAGTTATCCACACCTGAATTTGAAAGGTGAGACACTGTTATGTGTAAACACCGTCtagaataaaaggaaaactgGTGTTTGGCAAGCAACTATAGTCAACCTCACATTGTCTGCTGTCAGTTTGGTCCTTCCTCAAAGAGATCCTTCACACGACAATATTCTGTCATCCTAAGCCATTGTTCAAGAACAACACCTatcaaaaaaattcttcaagaacaacaccataaaaaaatcattcaagaACAACTACACCATAATTTGGAACATCTTCGTTTCTCCCATTTTCATCAGATTAGTGAGCACGATCACCTATGGATTGAGATGCCATTGTTGTTCTTGACTTGCTGGAAGCCAGTTTCACTTTGCCTCAACTATTTCATTGCTTCTATGACTCTATTTTCTGAGGATGATACTTGCTTCTTTAATAACTGTACAAAGTACAAACTTTTCTCAAGGGAAGTTTGTTTAGGTTACTTCTCCATTATTTTCCGGGTTTCTATCTGCCTTTTCATGGTATGGTGCAGAAGTACtgaaatacaataaattttctCATCATAATAAAGTAGTTATGGGATTTTCCATTTCTGTATGcagttttgtttattttgg
This genomic window contains:
- the LOC108332300 gene encoding zinc finger protein CONSTANS-LIKE 12 isoform X4; the encoded protein is MEPLCEFCWAVIAVVYCKSDCARLCLHCDGCVHSANSLSRRHSRSLLCDKCYSQPAVIRCMDHKLSSCQSCDWNPTACFAAGHRRLTLNCYNGCPSLSEFSRMWSFVFDDSSSQAGWESVSTLLKSDSCTSLEQPDHNGGSFSLVIEKLDEIESCVRYEPWMGQPHIIPSNPNYTPYCKEERFFLAQDSNQPKTQECTDRGTGDGNGLSEGLNVDRAPINFESAEEIFGCSQAATRYPLEDGGVDCLLMDKKLSVTESSSLIESALEASSSIQQDCVAFQSSRTPGSVSMLQVMNSNTNCALMNPSSTGNISLGFSQGQVHSSIPLQLGNIVGENSSTEYQDYGISPMFLPGEIPWESNMEGTCPQARDKAKMRYNEKKKTRTFGKQIRYASRKARADTRKRVKGLHLLPCFKRRCT
- the LOC108332300 gene encoding zinc finger protein CONSTANS-LIKE 12 isoform X5, encoding MEPLCEFCWAVIAVVYCKSDCARLCLHCDGCVHSANSLSRRHSRSLLCDKCYSQPAVIRCMDHKLSSCQSCDWNPTACFAAGHRRLTLNCYNGCPSLSEFSRMWSFVFDDSSSQAGWESVSTLLKSDSCTSLEQPDHNGGSFSLVIEKLDEIESCVRYEPWMGQPHIIPSNPNYTPYCKEERFFLAQDSNQPKTQECTDRGTGDGNGLSEGLNVDRAPINFESAEEIFGCSQAATRYPLEDGGVDCLLMDKKLSVTESSSLIESALEASSSIQQDCVAFQSSRTPGSVSMLQVMNSNTNCALMNPSSTGNISLGFSQGQVHSSIPLQLGNIVGENSSTEYQDYGISPMFLPGEIPWESNMEGTCPQARDKAKMRYNEKKKTRTYAPLILYIFYGLVSK
- the LOC108332300 gene encoding zinc finger protein CONSTANS-LIKE 12 isoform X1; protein product: MEPLCEFCWAVIAVVYCKSDCARLCLHCDGCVHSANSLSRRHSRSLLCDKCYSQPAVIRCMDHKLSSCQSCDWNPTACFAAGHRRLTLNCYNGCPSLSEFSRMWSFVFDDSSSQAGWESVSTLLKSDSCTSLEQPDHNGGSFSLVIEKLDEIESCVRYEPWMGQPHIIPSNPNYTPYCKEERFFLAQDSNQPKTQECTDRGTGDGNGLSEGLNVDRAPINFESAEEIFGCSQAATRYPLEDGGVDCLLMDKKLSVTESSSLIESALEASSSIQQDCVAFQSSRTPGSVSMLQVMNSNTNCALMNPSSTGNISLGFSQGQVHSSIPLQLGNIVGENSSTEYQDYGISPMFLPGEIPWESNMEGTCPQARDKAKMRYNEKKKTRTFGKQIRYASRKARADTRKRVKGRFVKAGEAYDYDPLVTREV
- the LOC108332300 gene encoding zinc finger protein CONSTANS-LIKE 12 isoform X2, with the translated sequence MEPLCEFCWAVIAVVYCKSDCARLCLHCDGCVHSANSLSRRHSRSLLCDKCYSQPAVIRCMDHKLSSCQSCDWNPTACFAAGHRRLTLNCYNGCPSLSEFSRMWSFVFDDSSSQAGWESVSTLLKSDSCTSLEQPDHNGGSFSLVIEKLDEIESCVRYEPWMGQPHIIPSNPNYTPYCKEERFFLAQDSNQPKTQECTDRGTGDGNGLSEGLNVDRAPINFESAEEIFGCSQAATRYPLEDGGVDCLLMDKKLSVTESSSLIESALEASSSIQQDCVAFQSSRTPGSVSMLQVMNSNTNCALMNPSSTGNISLGFSQGQVHSSIPLQLGNIVGENSSTEYQDYGISPMFLPGEIPWESNMEGTCPQARDKAKMRYNEKKKTRTFGKQIRYASRKARADTRKRVKGTKKSPTFEQISKTASRSL
- the LOC108332300 gene encoding zinc finger protein CONSTANS-LIKE 12 isoform X3, producing MEPLCEFCWAVIAVVYCKSDCARLCLHCDGCVHSANSLSRRHSRSLLCDKCYSQPAVIRCMDHKLSSCQSCDWNPTACFAAGHRRLTLNCYNGCPSLSEFSRMWSFVFDDSSSQAGWESVSTLLKSDSCTSLEQPDHNGGSFSLVIEKLDEIESCVRYEPWMGQPHIIPSNPNYTPYCKEERFFLAQDSNQPKECTDRGTGDGNGLSEGLNVDRAPINFESAEEIFGCSQAATRYPLEDGGVDCLLMDKKLSVTESSSLIESALEASSSIQQDCVAFQSSRTPGSVSMLQVMNSNTNCALMNPSSTGNISLGFSQGQVHSSIPLQLGNIVGENSSTEYQDYGISPMFLPGEIPWESNMEGTCPQARDKAKMRYNEKKKTRTFGKQIRYASRKARADTRKRVKGRFVKAGEAYDYDPLVTREV